The Buchnera aphidicola (Takecallis arundicolens) genome has a window encoding:
- the rimM gene encoding ribosome maturation factor RimM (Essential for efficient processing of 16S rRNA) yields the protein MKDLLIIGKVGAVYGILGWNKIFSYTEKKNNILQYQPWFLYHNNTWNQFFLKYQKICNKKIIVQFKNIHTRNQAKFLTNNIIAIQKIKLPKLNHLEYYWYDIITCQVFDKNKIYIGEVKNIIRTKTNDILVIKNKKSNQKEILIPFIENVFIKNVYLNTKTIQLNKSILKLYT from the coding sequence ATGAAAGATTTATTAATTATTGGAAAAGTTGGTGCTGTATATGGTATTCTTGGTTGGAATAAAATTTTTTCCTATACAGAAAAAAAAAATAATATTTTACAGTATCAACCTTGGTTTTTATATCATAATAATACATGGAATCAATTTTTTTTAAAATATCAAAAAATATGTAACAAAAAAATTATAGTTCAATTTAAAAATATTCATACTAGAAATCAAGCTAAATTTTTAACAAATAATATTATTGCAATTCAAAAAATTAAACTCCCAAAACTAAATCATTTAGAATATTACTGGTATGATATCATTACATGTCAAGTATTTGATAAAAATAAAATCTATATTGGAGAAGTAAAGAATATTATAAGAACGAAAACAAATGATATTTTAGTAATTAAAAATAAAAAATCTAATCAAAAAGAAATTTTAATTCCATTTATTGAAAATGTATTTATTAAAAATGTATATTTAAATACAAAAACTATCCAATTGAATAAATCTATATTAAAATTATATACTTGA
- the ffh gene encoding signal recognition particle protein — MFNNLTKKFISIIKDISGYGRITEKKLNDSLRKIRITLLEADVALSVIQKIINKIKISIIGKNINLHLTPGQEFVKILKQELISIMSTKNTNISLSKKKLSVVLMVGLQGCGKTSTVGKLGYFISKKYKKNVLVASTDVYRPAAIKQLQIISKQAQINCFKSPNITDPIKLSILALQEAQKKLYDVLILDTAGRLHTDQKMMKEIYDIQKITQPTEILFVIDSMMGQDTINIAKKFNDILTISGLILTKVDSDARGGSALSASYITKQPIKFISTGEKITSFSIFQPERIISKMLGMGDILSIIENIDQKIKKKEKNQLINKKHKFNLNDFKQQIQKIKKIGGINTLLSCIPTQNIQINKIQKQQNEKTLNTITAIINSMTPIERLKPEIIKNSRKNRIAQGSGTSVQDINKLLKQFNELKKVMKKIKNIGIKNLFQNIKNIIPNML, encoded by the coding sequence ATGTTTAATAATCTTACAAAAAAATTTATATCAATTATTAAAGATATTTCTGGATATGGAAGAATTACAGAAAAAAAATTAAATGATTCTCTTAGAAAAATTCGAATTACTTTATTAGAAGCTGATGTAGCATTATCCGTAATTCAAAAAATAATTAATAAAATCAAGATATCAATTATCGGAAAAAATATTAATCTTCATCTCACACCAGGACAAGAGTTTGTTAAAATTTTAAAACAAGAACTAATATCAATTATGAGTACTAAAAATACTAATATTTCATTATCAAAAAAAAAACTTAGTGTAGTTTTAATGGTTGGACTACAAGGTTGTGGAAAAACTAGTACAGTAGGAAAATTAGGATATTTTATATCTAAAAAATATAAAAAAAATGTTTTAGTTGCTTCAACAGACGTATACCGTCCAGCAGCAATCAAACAATTACAAATTATATCAAAACAAGCTCAAATTAACTGCTTTAAATCACCTAATATTACTGATCCTATTAAACTTAGTATTCTTGCTTTACAAGAAGCACAAAAAAAATTATATGATGTATTAATATTAGATACTGCTGGAAGATTACATACCGATCAAAAAATGATGAAAGAAATATATGATATACAAAAAATAACACAACCAACAGAAATATTATTTGTTATTGATTCCATGATGGGACAAGATACTATTAATATAGCAAAAAAATTTAATGATATATTAACAATTTCTGGTTTAATATTAACTAAAGTTGATAGTGATGCTAGAGGTGGTTCCGCATTATCTGCAAGTTATATTACAAAACAACCAATTAAATTTATCAGTACTGGAGAAAAAATCACATCATTTTCTATATTTCAACCAGAAAGAATAATTTCAAAAATGTTAGGTATGGGTGATATATTATCCATAATAGAAAATATAGATCAAAAAATAAAAAAAAAAGAAAAAAACCAATTAATCAATAAAAAACATAAATTTAATTTAAATGATTTTAAACAACAAATCCAAAAAATAAAAAAAATTGGTGGAATTAATACATTACTATCATGTATACCAACACAAAATATACAAATAAATAAAATACAAAAACAACAAAATGAAAAAACACTTAATACTATTACCGCAATAATTAATTCCATGACACCAATTGAAAGACTAAAGCCAGAAATTATAAAAAATTCAAGGAAAAACCGTATTGCACAAGGATCTGGAACATCTGTACAAGATATAAATAAATTATTAAAACAATTTAACGAATTAAAAAAGGTTATGAAAAAAATTAAAAATATTGGTATAAAAAACTTATTTCAAAATATAAAAAATATTATACCAAATATGTTATAA
- the obgE gene encoding GTPase ObgE, whose amino-acid sequence MKFIDQIEIQVTAGNGGNGCIHFRRAKFEPKGGPDGGNGGKGGDIWIKTDRNLNTLVDYRFNKHIIAENGYTGKSKNQSGKKGSDKTIYVPIGTRIINSITNEIIADLKYIHSKILIVKGGRKGIGNTRFRSSINRTPYKKTYGGTGETLHIKLELILIADVGIIGLPNSGKSTLVQSISQAKPKVGPYPFTTLIPTLGTVKLNNQDKFVIADIPGLIQGASYGIGLGIKFLQHIKRCHILLHLIDILEETKIIINNIYIIESELKKYSRNLYNKPIWLVFNKIDNCNTNHIIQKIISIKNKISTKRKVFFISAIQNIGTKKLCNFLLKYLKRYSKNLINEN is encoded by the coding sequence ATGAAATTTATTGATCAAATTGAAATACAAGTTACTGCCGGTAATGGAGGGAATGGATGTATACATTTTAGAAGAGCAAAATTTGAACCAAAAGGTGGTCCAGATGGAGGTAATGGCGGGAAAGGAGGTGATATTTGGATAAAAACAGATCGTAATTTAAATACATTAGTGGATTATAGATTTAATAAACATATTATTGCTGAAAATGGATATACTGGAAAATCTAAAAATCAATCTGGAAAAAAAGGGTCTGATAAAACTATATATGTTCCTATTGGAACAAGAATTATTAACAGTATTACAAATGAAATTATTGCTGATTTAAAATATATACATTCAAAAATTTTAATCGTAAAAGGCGGTCGCAAAGGAATTGGTAATACACGATTCCGTTCATCGATTAACCGTACACCATACAAAAAAACATATGGCGGTACAGGTGAAACATTGCATATTAAATTAGAATTAATCTTAATAGCAGACGTTGGAATTATTGGTTTACCAAATTCAGGTAAATCAACACTAGTACAATCTATTTCACAAGCAAAACCAAAAGTTGGACCATATCCATTTACTACACTAATTCCTACTTTAGGTACTGTTAAATTGAATAATCAGGATAAATTTGTTATAGCAGATATTCCTGGACTAATTCAAGGTGCATCTTACGGAATAGGATTAGGGATAAAATTTCTACAACACATTAAAAGATGTCATATTTTATTACATTTAATTGATATTTTAGAAGAAACAAAAATTATTATAAATAATATTTACATTATTGAATCAGAGCTAAAAAAATACAGTAGAAACTTATATAATAAACCTATATGGCTAGTATTTAATAAAATAGATAACTGTAATACAAATCATATAATACAAAAAATTATTTCTATAAAAAATAAAATTTCTACTAAAAGAAAAGTTTTTTTTATTTCAGCAATACAAAATATAGGAACAAAAAAATTATGTAATTTTTTGTTAAAATATCTAAAACGGTATTCTAAAAATCTGATAAACGAAAATTAA
- a CDS encoding chorismate mutase, with amino-acid sequence MELKKILLNLRNTINEIDELILNLLSKRRKIAIKIAKKKIANNFPIKDQNRENELLQKLLHIGKLYQLPEKYIQKIFQIIIQDSVMIQQQIKIQLNQKNNFKKKIFSCLGPYGSYSYIISTKFTTQYYKNYIIKEYNNFQDIFVSIENNQSHYAIVPIENSTSGFIYEVYHLLCSKKLTIVGECYLPIKNCLLVKPGTKFKEINHVYSHNQVFKQCSIFITKFPNWNTQYTHSTAQAMQIVSQNNNNNTAAIGNKNSAKFYKLHPILKQISNIKNNNTRFFILTKNNILISDITSNKITVLLKTKEMILFKIILLLYSQNIPIIQLESNLDYQNNIKEIIYLEIQAHIKDSRIQKILKILKKKDISIQILGCYPVFNIL; translated from the coding sequence ATGGAATTAAAAAAAATATTGTTAAATTTACGTAATACAATTAATGAAATTGATGAATTAATATTAAATTTATTATCTAAAAGAAGAAAAATAGCAATAAAAATTGCAAAAAAAAAAATAGCTAACAATTTTCCAATAAAAGATCAAAACCGAGAAAACGAATTATTACAAAAACTATTACATATTGGAAAATTATATCAATTACCAGAAAAATATATCCAAAAAATATTTCAAATAATCATCCAAGACTCTGTTATGATACAACAACAAATAAAAATACAATTAAATCAAAAAAATAACTTTAAAAAAAAAATATTTTCCTGTCTTGGACCGTATGGTTCATATTCATATATTATAAGTACAAAATTTACCACACAATATTATAAAAATTACATTATAAAAGAATATAACAATTTTCAAGATATATTTGTTTCTATAGAAAATAATCAATCTCATTACGCAATTGTCCCTATCGAGAATAGTACGTCTGGTTTTATTTATGAAGTATATCATTTATTATGTTCAAAAAAATTAACAATTGTTGGCGAATGTTATTTACCTATTAAAAATTGCTTACTTGTAAAACCAGGAACTAAATTTAAAGAAATTAATCATGTTTACAGTCATAACCAAGTATTTAAACAATGTAGTATATTTATTACAAAGTTTCCAAACTGGAATACTCAATATACACATAGCACAGCTCAAGCAATGCAAATTGTTTCACAAAATAATAATAATAATACTGCTGCTATTGGTAATAAAAATAGTGCAAAATTTTATAAATTGCACCCTATATTAAAACAAATCTCTAATATTAAAAATAATAATACTAGATTTTTTATTTTAACAAAAAATAATATCCTAATATCTGATATAACATCAAATAAAATAACAGTACTTTTAAAAACTAAAGAAATGATACTTTTTAAAATAATACTATTATTATATTCTCAAAATATTCCAATTATACAATTAGAATCCAATTTAGATTATCAAAACAACATAAAAGAAATTATTTATCTAGAAATTCAAGCACACATTAAAGATAGTAGAATTCAAAAAATACTCAAAATACTCAAAAAAAAAGATATTTCAATACAAATTTTAGGTTGTTATCCTGTATTTAATATATTATAA
- the greA gene encoding transcription elongation factor GreA — protein MNKIPMTIKGYEKLHIELKKLKNVVRPKIISAISESRKHGDLKENAEYHAAREEQAFCEKRIKDIESKLYHAQIIDIKNISFNGKVVFGSTVSVLNLNSKKEFIFCIVGDDESNFKDGLISINSPIARSLIGKKILDIVAVDTPSGTIKYKILNVQYI, from the coding sequence ATGAATAAAATTCCAATGACTATTAAAGGTTATGAGAAACTACATATAGAACTAAAAAAATTAAAGAATGTTGTTAGACCAAAAATTATTTCTGCAATTTCTGAATCAAGGAAACATGGTGATCTTAAAGAGAATGCAGAATATCATGCAGCTAGAGAGGAACAAGCATTTTGTGAAAAACGTATTAAAGATATTGAATCAAAATTATATCATGCACAAATTATTGATATTAAAAATATTTCGTTTAATGGTAAAGTTGTTTTTGGATCTACTGTCAGTGTATTAAATTTAAATTCAAAAAAAGAGTTTATCTTTTGTATTGTGGGTGATGATGAATCGAATTTTAAAGATGGTTTAATATCAATTAATTCACCTATTGCGAGAAGTTTAATTGGTAAGAAAATTTTAGATATTGTAGCAGTTGATACACCTTCCGGGACTATTAAATATAAAATATTAAATGTACAATATATTTAA
- the rpsP gene encoding 30S ribosomal protein S16 has product MIKIRLSLQGTKKKPFYNIIVADSRSPRDGKFIEQLGFLNPNKSCKIQNMHLNIPRIQYWIKNGAIPTKKIKQLIKFTIQNKI; this is encoded by the coding sequence ATGATTAAAATTAGATTATCACTACAGGGTACTAAAAAAAAACCATTTTACAATATTATTGTTGCTGATAGCAGATCGCCTCGAGATGGAAAATTTATTGAACAACTCGGTTTTTTAAATCCAAATAAATCATGTAAAATACAAAACATGCATTTAAATATCCCACGTATACAATATTGGATTAAAAATGGCGCTATACCAACAAAAAAAATAAAACAATTAATTAAATTCACTATACAAAATAAAATATAA
- a CDS encoding RlmE family RNA methyltransferase, protein MKKKYSSSSKRWLKRNFKDRFVQCARQNNLRSRAWFKLHDIHIKYCLFVRGMNVIDLGSAPGSWSKYAIKILGKCGHVISCDINNMNPIPGVYFFQGNLMQEKIFNQILNHTITKQISLVMSDMSPNITGISSIDIPRSLNLSELAMKIAVATLCKRGTFLVKVFQGLGFGDFLNKLGCFFTTIKICKPNASRNHSREVFILARDFKK, encoded by the coding sequence ATGAAAAAAAAATACTCTTCTAGTTCAAAACGGTGGTTAAAACGAAATTTTAAGGATCGTTTTGTACAATGCGCTCGTCAAAATAATTTACGTTCTCGTGCATGGTTTAAATTACATGATATACATATTAAATATTGTTTGTTTGTACGTGGTATGAATGTTATTGATTTAGGATCTGCGCCTGGTAGTTGGTCAAAATACGCTATTAAAATACTTGGTAAATGTGGACATGTTATATCTTGTGATATTAATAATATGAATCCAATTCCTGGAGTATATTTTTTCCAAGGCAATCTTATGCAGGAAAAAATATTTAATCAAATACTTAACCATACTATAACTAAACAAATTAGTTTAGTAATGTCCGACATGTCTCCAAATATTACTGGTATATCTTCTATAGATATACCCCGATCTCTTAATTTATCTGAATTGGCAATGAAAATTGCTGTTGCAACGTTATGTAAACGAGGAACTTTTTTAGTAAAAGTATTTCAGGGATTAGGTTTTGGAGATTTTTTAAATAAATTAGGCTGTTTTTTTACTACGATAAAAATTTGTAAACCTAATGCTTCACGTAATCATTCTCGTGAAGTTTTTATCTTAGCACGAGATTTTAAAAAATAA
- the trmD gene encoding tRNA (guanosine(37)-N1)-methyltransferase TrmD, with translation MWIGIITIFPKMFHCIINSGIIRKALNKKNISINIWNLRQFSDKKNHKIDDHPYGGGPGMVMTAQPLRSAIQAAKNCSPKDTLVIYLSPQGNTINQKKINDIAKTVGIILICGRYEGIDERIIENYIDEEWSIGDYIVSGGELPAMIIIDAISRLQPGVLKKYSIQEESFYNGLLDYPHYTRPKNIDGNFVPKVLLSGNHKHITQWKMKHALKNTLFKRPDLFKKICLSNEQKKIIQKFKKNN, from the coding sequence ATGTGGATTGGTATTATTACGATATTTCCAAAAATGTTCCATTGTATTATAAATAGCGGAATTATCAGAAAAGCACTAAATAAAAAAAATATTTCTATTAACATTTGGAATTTAAGACAATTTTCAGATAAAAAGAATCATAAAATTGATGACCATCCATATGGAGGTGGACCAGGGATGGTTATGACTGCGCAACCATTACGATCAGCAATTCAAGCAGCAAAAAATTGTTCTCCAAAAGATACTCTTGTAATTTATTTATCGCCTCAGGGAAATACTATAAACCAAAAAAAAATCAATGATATTGCTAAAACAGTCGGAATAATACTCATATGTGGTAGATATGAAGGAATAGATGAACGAATAATTGAAAATTATATTGATGAAGAATGGTCAATTGGAGATTATATAGTATCTGGAGGAGAATTACCTGCCATGATTATCATTGATGCAATTTCAAGATTACAGCCAGGAGTTTTAAAAAAATATTCTATACAAGAAGAATCATTTTATAATGGATTATTAGACTACCCACATTATACCAGACCCAAAAATATAGATGGCAATTTTGTCCCCAAAGTACTACTATCTGGTAACCACAAACATATTACACAATGGAAAATGAAACACGCGTTAAAAAATACCTTATTTAAAAGACCTGATTTATTTAAAAAAATCTGTTTATCTAACGAACAAAAAAAAATAATACAAAAATTTAAAAAAAATAATTAA
- a CDS encoding BolA/IbaG family iron-sulfur metabolism protein codes for MNNNNLKLHIQKHVQLEKIYLKGDENHIHIIAIGTIFTNLKHIARQKLIYKPLTEYIIAKKIHAITIDTFTPIEWEKEKKKYI; via the coding sequence ATGAATAATAATAATCTTAAATTACATATTCAAAAACATGTACAATTAGAAAAAATATATTTAAAAGGTGATGAAAATCATATACATATTATTGCAATCGGAACAATTTTTACTAATTTAAAGCATATTGCAAGACAAAAATTAATTTACAAACCATTAACAGAATATATTATCGCAAAAAAAATTCATGCTATTACAATCGATACATTTACTCCTATCGAATGGGAAAAAGAAAAAAAAAAATATATCTAA
- the rplU gene encoding 50S ribosomal protein L21, whose amino-acid sequence MYVVFLHGGKQYQAHQGQIIKLDKINFKTGDQLHINNILMIVNNENITIGKPNIKNSSIISQIIRHGRQKKVKIIKFRRRKHYKKQQGHRQHFTEVKIIDIITT is encoded by the coding sequence ATGTACGTAGTGTTTTTACATGGAGGCAAACAATATCAAGCACATCAAGGACAAATTATAAAACTAGATAAAATTAATTTTAAAACAGGTGATCAACTTCATATAAATAATATTCTAATGATAGTTAATAATGAAAATATCACAATAGGTAAACCTAATATTAAAAATAGTAGTATTATAAGTCAAATTATACGACATGGCAGACAAAAAAAAGTAAAAATTATTAAATTTAGACGAAGAAAACATTATAAAAAACAACAAGGACATCGTCAACATTTTACAGAAGTAAAAATTATTGATATTATTACTACATAA
- the rplS gene encoding 50S ribosomal protein L19, with protein MKPKIIQEIEKKQMNKNIPKFRPGDTLEIKVWVIESAKKRLQSFEGIVIAIKNRQLQSSFVIRKLSNGEGTERVFQMYSNIIENIIVKKKGLVRKAKLYYLRNKIGKSARIKERM; from the coding sequence ATGAAACCAAAAATTATTCAAGAAATTGAAAAAAAACAAATGAACAAGAATATACCTAAATTTCGACCTGGAGATACATTAGAAATCAAAGTATGGGTTATAGAATCAGCTAAAAAACGTTTACAATCTTTTGAAGGTATTGTTATTGCAATTAAAAATAGACAGTTACAATCTTCATTTGTTATTCGAAAATTGTCGAATGGAGAAGGTACTGAACGTGTATTTCAAATGTATTCTAATATTATTGAAAATATTATAGTTAAAAAAAAAGGCTTAGTACGAAAAGCAAAATTATATTATTTAAGAAATAAAATTGGTAAATCTGCTCGAATTAAAGAACGAATGTAA
- the ftsH gene encoding ATP-dependent zinc metalloprotease FtsH: MRDIVKNSLFWLVIFVCCIFALIGLNINSKKIHNTDYTTFLSIIEKNEIKKVRINGNYINFIKKDNSKYTTYIPMHDTKLLNRLLSKHIIISGIPPKQKSILFSIFISWFPTLLLIGVWFYFMRQVKNNVGKGINSFGKSKTRIFFDKKIKISFADVAGCDEAKEEVRELVEYLKEPKKFQKLGGKIPKGILMIGPPGTGKTLLAKAIAGEAKVSFLTLSGSDFVEMFVGVGASRVRDVFNHARKIAPCIIFIDEIDAVGRQRGSAFGGGNDEREQTLNQMLVEMDGFEGNEGIILIAATNRPDVLDSALLRPGRFDRQVVVSLPDILGREKILQVHMKNIPLSTDVDTMVIARGTPGFSGADLSNLVNESALCAARFNQKVVSMSDFEQAKDKILIGSERRSMVMTELQREFTAYHESGHVIIGRLVPEHDPAHKVTIVPRGRALGVTFFLPESDVINLSREKIESQISTLYGGRLAEEIIYGTQKVSTGSVNDIKVATNLARNMVTKWGFSEKLGPLLYTNEDTDVIFNNTFSHTKYISDITASIIDQEIKLLIEKNYNRAKKILKDNLDILHAMKDALMKYETIDAMQIDDLMNRKTVRHPINWENDADKNF; the protein is encoded by the coding sequence TTGCGTGATATAGTCAAAAATTCATTGTTTTGGTTAGTAATATTTGTTTGTTGTATTTTTGCATTAATTGGTTTAAATATTAATAGTAAAAAGATACATAATACTGATTATACTACTTTTTTATCTATCATAGAAAAAAATGAAATTAAAAAAGTACGAATTAATGGAAATTATATTAATTTTATTAAAAAAGACAATAGTAAATATACAACATATATTCCTATGCATGATACAAAGTTATTAAATAGGCTTTTATCAAAGCATATTATTATATCCGGAATTCCTCCGAAACAGAAAAGTATTTTATTTTCAATTTTTATCTCTTGGTTTCCTACATTATTATTAATTGGTGTTTGGTTTTATTTTATGAGGCAAGTTAAAAATAATGTTGGTAAAGGTATAAATTCTTTTGGAAAAAGTAAAACACGTATTTTTTTTGATAAAAAAATTAAGATTAGTTTTGCAGACGTTGCAGGATGTGATGAAGCAAAAGAAGAAGTACGTGAATTAGTCGAGTATTTAAAAGAACCAAAAAAATTTCAAAAGTTAGGTGGAAAAATTCCAAAAGGTATATTAATGATTGGTCCTCCTGGAACTGGTAAGACATTACTTGCAAAAGCTATTGCGGGAGAAGCAAAAGTATCATTTTTAACATTATCTGGTTCAGATTTTGTTGAAATGTTTGTTGGAGTTGGTGCATCTCGTGTACGTGATGTTTTTAATCATGCACGAAAAATTGCTCCTTGTATAATTTTTATTGATGAAATCGATGCTGTAGGACGACAAAGGGGTAGTGCATTTGGTGGAGGAAATGATGAAAGAGAACAAACATTAAATCAAATGTTAGTTGAAATGGATGGTTTTGAAGGGAATGAAGGTATTATTTTAATTGCTGCAACTAATCGACCAGATGTTTTAGATTCAGCATTGCTAAGACCTGGCCGTTTTGATAGACAAGTTGTAGTTTCATTACCTGATATTTTAGGTAGAGAAAAAATTTTACAAGTACATATGAAAAATATTCCGTTATCTACTGATGTTGATACTATGGTTATTGCGCGTGGTACTCCTGGTTTTTCTGGAGCTGATTTATCAAATTTAGTTAATGAATCTGCATTGTGTGCTGCTCGTTTTAATCAAAAAGTTGTGTCAATGTCAGATTTTGAACAAGCGAAAGATAAAATATTGATTGGTTCTGAAAGACGTTCTATGGTTATGACAGAATTACAACGAGAATTTACAGCATATCATGAATCAGGTCATGTTATTATTGGTAGGCTGGTACCTGAACATGATCCAGCTCATAAAGTTACTATTGTACCACGTGGTCGTGCTTTAGGTGTAACATTTTTTTTACCTGAATCTGATGTTATTAACTTGAGTAGAGAAAAAATAGAAAGTCAAATATCGACGTTGTATGGTGGTCGTTTAGCTGAAGAAATAATTTATGGAACACAGAAAGTTTCGACTGGATCAGTGAATGATATTAAAGTAGCTACTAATTTGGCTAGAAATATGGTGACAAAATGGGGTTTTTCAGAAAAATTAGGTCCATTATTGTATACTAATGAAGATACTGATGTTATTTTTAATAATACGTTTTCTCACACTAAATATATATCTGATATTACAGCTAGTATTATTGACCAAGAAATTAAATTATTAATTGAAAAAAATTATAATCGGGCAAAAAAAATTTTAAAAGACAATTTAGATATTTTACATGCTATGAAAGATGCATTAATGAAATATGAAACAATAGATGCTATGCAAATTGATGATTTGATGAATCGTAAAACAGTGCGTCATCCTATAAATTGGGAAAACGATGCTGATAAAAATTTTTAG
- the rpsI gene encoding 30S ribosomal protein S9, giving the protein MNHYHNYATGRRKSSSARIFCKFGIGNIIINQKDLLKYFPIETARMIILQPLEITNMLNKFNFYITVKGGGISGQAGAIRQGIARSLVEYDESFRCILRKSGFLTRDSRQVERKKVGLRKARKKPQFSKR; this is encoded by the coding sequence ATGAATCATTATCATAATTATGCTACTGGTCGTCGAAAAAGTTCTTCTGCGCGCATATTTTGTAAATTTGGAATTGGAAATATTATTATTAATCAAAAAGATCTTTTAAAATATTTTCCTATTGAAACTGCACGTATGATTATTTTACAGCCGTTAGAAATAACAAATATGTTAAATAAATTTAATTTCTATATTACCGTAAAAGGTGGAGGAATATCCGGGCAAGCAGGGGCAATTCGACAAGGTATTGCACGTTCTTTAGTTGAATATGATGAAAGTTTTAGGTGTATTCTGAGAAAATCTGGATTTTTAACACGTGATTCTAGACAAGTAGAAAGAAAAAAAGTAGGATTAAGAAAAGCAAGGAAAAAACCACAGTTTTCTAAACGATAA
- the rpmA gene encoding 50S ribosomal protein L27 has protein sequence MAQKKAGGSTRNGRDSHSKRLGIKKFGGEYVLSGSIIVRQRGTKFHPGNNTKLGKDHTIFAIKHGRVKFEQKGLKNKKYVSIII, from the coding sequence ATGGCACAAAAAAAAGCTGGCGGTTCTACTAGAAATGGACGTGATTCACATTCTAAAAGATTAGGTATAAAAAAATTTGGAGGAGAATATGTACTTTCTGGATCAATTATTGTTAGACAAAGAGGAACAAAATTTCATCCCGGAAATAATACAAAATTAGGGAAAGATCATACAATATTTGCAATTAAACATGGGAGAGTTAAGTTTGAACAGAAAGGATTAAAAAATAAAAAATATGTAAGTATAATAATTTAA
- the rplM gene encoding 50S ribosomal protein L13, protein MKSFVATVNNTQKTWYYVDATNKILGRFAARIAHYLKGKHKVQYTPHVDTGDFIVVINAEKIIVTGNKKLNKIYYQHTGYIGGIKKISFQDLLLQNPSKILKIAVKGMLPKGPLGRVMLKKLKVYAHNLHEHNAQKPTLLNI, encoded by the coding sequence ATGAAAAGTTTTGTAGCAACTGTTAATAATACTCAAAAAACTTGGTATTATGTTGATGCAACAAATAAAATATTAGGTAGATTTGCAGCTAGAATAGCGCATTATTTGAAAGGTAAACATAAAGTTCAATACACTCCTCATGTGGATACTGGAGATTTTATTGTTGTTATTAATGCCGAAAAAATTATTGTTACTGGTAATAAAAAGCTAAATAAAATTTATTATCAACATACTGGATATATTGGTGGTATTAAAAAAATATCTTTTCAAGATTTATTATTACAAAATCCATCAAAGATTCTTAAAATAGCTGTTAAAGGCATGTTACCAAAAGGTCCTTTAGGCCGTGTTATGTTAAAAAAATTAAAAGTATATGCTCATAACTTACATGAACATAATGCGCAAAAACCAACATTATTAAATATTTAA